Proteins encoded in a region of the Dendropsophus ebraccatus isolate aDenEbr1 chromosome 11, aDenEbr1.pat, whole genome shotgun sequence genome:
- the LOC138768136 gene encoding T-lymphocyte activation antigen CD80-like encodes MKIWVVLLLSLILGFSSGGPPISEDRVTSSLYHNVLLPCNFPFVDSLTGLTVIWKKVENQRDLIVYKVQNGEVKLEDQDPRYRGRAELAKGVSHGNLHLILRHVTYEDEGTYECRVANRRRNGNKRVTLATDRLHAGDPTVTRVTTDGKRHMKCVGTGHYHEPHVQWITAGGEDLSLYGRLNVIKQDGDWKLVESVLDYDLEPNVQVLCHIEEGRLRRSTRGIISDGKHPVVVDDSK; translated from the exons GTGGCCCCCCCATATCTGAAGACCGGGTGACCTCCTCCCTGTACCACAATGTCCTGCTGCCTTGTAACTTCCCTTTCGTGGACTCTTTGACTGGTTTGACCGTGATTTGGAAGAAGGTAGAAAACCAAAGAGACCTGATTGTCTACAAAGTCCAGAATGGAGAAGTAAAACTTGAGGATCAGGATCCCAGATACCGAGGACGTGCCGAATTGGCCAAAGGTGTTTCACATGGAAATTTACACCTGATCTTGAGACACGTCACATATGAAGACGAGGGAACCTATGAATGCCGAGTCGCCAACCGGAGGAGGAATGGAAACAAGCGGGTGACCCTGGCAACAGACA GACTGCATGCAGGTGACCCCACAGTAACCCGGGTGACCACTGATGGGAAGCGACATATGAAGTGTGTGGGCACTGGACACTACCATGAACCCCACGTCCAGTGGATcactgcagggggagaagatttaTCCCTCTATGGAAGACTCAATGTCATCAAGCAGGATGGTGACTGGAAGCTGGTGGAGTCTGTACTGGATTATGACCTGGAGCCAAATGTACAAGTGTTGTGTCATATCGAGGAGGGACGGCTGAGGAGATCCACCCGGGGCATCATATCAG ATGGGAAACACCCAGTCGTTGTAGATGACTCTAAATAA